The window GTGTCATCGATTATTTACTCAAGCAGCAAGTTTTAtgttaaaggataaaaaatCTTGTGCTGATAAAAACGGATTCACTCAAGTGAAGGAGTGATGGTTTAATGTGATCAATTTCTGAGaacatttgaataaaaatagtGAAACAAAGTACCATGGGTCATTGGTGCCTTGCTATAGGCAACATGTTGTGCTGAAATGTAATGGAATCCTGTTTTAAAGCATTGTATCCATAGTTAAATAGGGATTTTACATGCATAGAACATACTAGTGTATAAGTTAAAGATTCTTTGGTGGAGTTATCCCAGCAAATCTTGGGACTCCAAAATGTTGAAGTTTGTGAGGAAATCTAAGGCCTTACATGTGATTCTTTGCAGGAAATAAGGGAGGGGCTCAGTTCCtgcaaaaaaaagagaaataagatGAAGATTTTGAGGGAGAGGTTTCAATCTCAAGTTTTTTGGAGCTTCATCTTAAATGTTGTATGTTATAATAATTGAGTTAACAGAGTACAAAAATCATGTCGAAATCAAAAAGTGATGTTCCCTCAGTCTTTCTTCTTTCAAGGAGCTGGAACAGTTTCCTTGTTATGTATGATGTGTGAAAGAGCTTACGTTACGGACCGTGCGCgcaaatggaaaaaaaaaaatctatatatatatatatatatatataaaatgaaaagaattacTGTAATTGTAATTGCTTTTGGgagtgaattgaaattgaagGACGGACCACACTCTGGATAATGCTAATTGGATGGCCTTGGAGTTGATCTTGGCTTTGATTAAAACGCTTGATGCTTGAGTATTTATGGAGTGGGTCATGACTCATTTGCAACGGTTAATCAGTAAAATGGGAATAATATATATCTTGGACTATAAATTTTTGGCATCTTAAATGTGCTTATGAAATCACATGTCGTACGTACAGCTTGTTTTTCTTGGTTCTCTTTCGTTCATTGGATTTGATTTTGGGTCACCCAGTTATTCCTCTCATCACCTCTATGGCTCTGTTACAAGATGGATTACTGCTAAAGTGCTACTGCGACTGATAACCCAAAAAAGCACAACCCTTTTCATGAGGTTAAATTAGGTGCAAATAGGCTAATTTTtaagcataaaaaaattatagtatCTTCGATAAATATTCAATTCTATGTCAATTCATAATATCGACAGATATTCCACAATTCATAATACATTCAACGAGGCCAAATTGGAAACGTTTTGTAATTGTCTTGGAGATCCAAGTGGCATTCATAGAATCCACTTACGACCGGCCACCAGGATCAACGATCACCGCGAGCAAAAACTTCCCACGCTAGTCAATATCAACTGTCAAGCACACATCCAACGGCTCAAAACTCTCCGAAAATACACTCGCGCACCACAGTCACTTTCCCTAACCCCGTCCCCCTCTTAAACCCTCTCCTATTTCTCGCGTTCACCAACGACCCCCTATTTTCTGTtccttgttttattttaacttcagatttttaatttttttgatcgATCCATAACATTCTATCTCAGCTCTCGCATAAACACTGTAAGTAATATGCGCTTTTATTcatcaatttatttatgttttctGGTTATCGTCGATTCTAGCTTCTTCTAATTTTATTGTAAAGTTCGTTTCAgttattcttttttgttaatcaAATCCGAAAATGAGTTATGATTGTCgaatatatgtatttattttttaaattctttttcgcGTAGGAGTTTCGCAGTTTTTGGTTTCTTCTTTGGTtgctaagaattttttttttttttgcttgatACGAAATGAAAGTTGATATTTAGTATtgtttgaaatgaaaaagaaatttcttctGTGAGACGCATAGAGAATTGGTATAAGAAAAACGAGAATCGAAAAAATGCTCAACGACTGGCTATAATAAtgtttttactatttttctttattatttatgcttttttttttcaaatattaagcTTATCATAAAAATGCTTCTTTTAGCTCTTTTAGTTTTTTGAGTAAATATTTATGAACAgattgtcatttttttttataatctttttaCCTGTATTTTcgattttttattagtttattttttatgagtaATACATGCTTTGGATTTTTTCCCCTCTATTCTTTCTTTCGTTTtgtcttttttaatttttaaaaattttttagttttttttccctattttgtcatttcacGTTATATGTTTTTTGTCTCTGccttgaacaaaataaaaaatttaatttcacaTGACCAGCTCCTACGCTTGACTGATTTTCTGATTCCTTGATTGATGTGACACAATTCGAGGCTTAAGGATAAAAAAGGGAATTTGGGATATTGACAAGATTTGAATTAGtatgttttatgaatttgtTAGGTTTTGTAATTGATCACAGCAAAATAATATTGTATAAGAATAATCAAAATTGCATTTAGTGATGTTCATTTTCTGAgtagttttttttgtttttctttttttttcaagatgTTATATCTACCAGGTTAATTGAGTGGTTGTTTGAGAAATGTGAATGTATTCCTCCCTTTGACAAGAAAAACGATTGATAATGGCTTCTAGAGCAATTTTAAGAAGGAAGAGATTTATTTCTGATTACCTGAATGCGTCATCACGGTCAGTCCAGACCTTCCAGAGTCTTGGCCATCCTACACAGAAGTCGAAATCATGTGGTTATAGATCTACTGTGGACCATCCATCTGAAGATTTTAATCATGTAAAGAAACTGGATGTAAATTCAGTTGCGAAACAGGGTTTACTGGGTTTTTCAGGATTGGGATCCTTTAGTTttagatttcaaggaatcTCAGTTTTGGGTCTTGGAAGTGCAAGATTCCAATTCAATTCTCCATTGAGTGTCGGACTGATGTCATATTCTGTTCGTCATGCTTCAACAGCTACCGCTAAGCAAAGCGAACTGGGTAGTGATGATGAGGGCGATGAAGAATTGGTTgctaaaaagagaaaggaagcaTCTCCAGAAGAATGTGATCAAGCTGTTGAAGGTTTGAGTACTGCTAAAGCCAAAGTGAAAGCTAAACAGTTGCAAGATTCTCAGAAGGTTGCCAAATCCGTTTTGCAAAGAGTATGGGCCACAATTCTTGGGATTGGTCCTGCTTTAAGAGCTGTAGCTTCTATGAGCAGGTTgaattttatcctttaattctttaaggttttttaataaatcaattaacATGATTCTAATAGATTTTTAGTGTACTGCATATTTGATATTCTATTGCTTCTTACAGGGAGGATTGGGCAAAGAAACTTGTTCATTGGAAACATGAAATTCGGTCAACTTTGCAACATTATTGGTTGGGTTTTAAGCTACTTTGGGCCGATGTTAGGATCAGCTCAAGATTGCTGCTAAAGCTGGCTGGTGGTAGAAGTCTATCTAGAAGGGAGAGGCAACAGTTGACTCGAACTACTGCTGATATTTTTAGGCTAGTTCCATTTGCGGTTTTTATCATAGTCCCATTCATGGAATTTCTTCTCCCTGTTTTCTTGAAACTGTTCCCTAATATGTTGCCATCGACCTTTCAAGACAAGATGAAAGAGCAGGTATGGTGGCattctttcaaattattattgCTGGCTAATTTGTTATATTCCAATGGTGTCCTAGCTTTATCCTTTATGTTCTTGTACCTATTTTTAGAATCTCTCCTGTTAAAGCAGGAAGCATTCAAGTTAGGTTTGTCCTTTGGTACATGCATGAAGTCATAAAGTGGGCGAGAATGTGCCAGCATTTTGTTTAATGAATGGATTTTCTTTGTAACAGTTAAACTGacatctttttttattcttttctttccaatttcatgctccataatttttattgagaTTGCATATGTTAATAAAATATGCATTTAGTattccaaatttttttaaaataaagaaggGCTGGTGTTCTCATTATTTGGTTGAGATCAGATATGTGAATAAAAGTTTTACTAAAATTTGTGTTCACCTTGATTTAAGCTTCTTATATGGATCAGGATATGAGTGATTAACCAGTGGGATGTTAAAGTACCTTGCTTAGGAGAAAgtcaagaaaagagaaaagcatAGGGAAAAGAATCAATAACATAAAACATGGGTGGCTGCATGTGCCTGCTGTGGAATTTGCACCTGTTTGGAACATTCTTACTTACCTATTTGTCTGTTATGAGGAGGCAGGCTTGTGGTGCTAACCGTGCAAGTGTGTGTGTGGCTGTGGCATTTCCCTGCTTCCccactcttttcttcttttttttttttccaatgcatttcttctcactttctgaACATGTAGGAAGCACTGAAAAGGAGGCTCCATGCAAGAATAGAATATGCCAAGTTTCTTCAAGATACAGTCAAAGAAATGGCAAAGGAGGTTCAAAATTCAAGGAGTGGAGAAATTAAGAAGACTGCTGAAGATCTTGATGAATTTTTGAATAGGGTAAGATCCTATCTTacctttgatttttcttgttctttcccCCTAGTTTCCGTTATTTAACTTTGCAATTGCAATCTTGATATTTTGCAGGTCAGAAGGGGTGCTGGTGTATCAAATGAGGAGATTCTTGCCTTTGCCAAGCTGTTTAATGATGAGCTCACTCTGGATAACATCAGCAGGTTGGTCTCCATTGCAAGTATTCTGGTATTTAAAAGCTTTTgactatttaatttaaattgaatggttAATTAAGCAaagttgttttgtttttttttcatgtttgtTCTTCTGTTTTGTTTGCCAGGCCTCGATTGGTAAATATGTGCAAATATATGGGAATCAGCCCCTTTGGAACAGATGCATATTTGCGTTATATGCTTCGGAAGAGACTCCAATGGTAAAACTTGTTTATTCAATctgaattaaaattaacagTTCTGTACCCTGTTTTGGCAGAACATGTTAATGGATTTGAATGAATTAGAGAGGAGTGAATAGAATCTTCCTCATCTGCTGCATTGAATTTGCGTTTTGTTGTGGTTGCTTGGGCTGGTTAAATTTACCTGATCTTATTTTACTTGATCATTTGTGAACTCATGATAACATCTTGGCTTTTGGAGGGGTATCTGCTTATTTGCATGATTTATGGTTCTCCTTTTCCACTTGTaaagtttaaatataattaaatttattgcTTAAACCATTACTTCTCCTATTGCATTTTAAAACCATGAGGTTTCATGGTATGGatattcatttattatttagttttctGGGTGGGAGGTCTTCATGTTGAGAACTTATTGATGCAGCTTTGCAATACAAAATGTAGAATCTCTATAAAAGTAGAACTTTAAATCCATAGGCATGTCTCCTTGAATTCTTTTGGTACATGGGAGTTATTGTACTGGAACCTGCCAGCTCATACTCAAACTTTAAATCTATAGGCATGTCTCCTTGAAT is drawn from Theobroma cacao cultivar B97-61/B2 chromosome 4, Criollo_cocoa_genome_V2, whole genome shotgun sequence and contains these coding sequences:
- the LOC18602295 gene encoding LETM1 and EF-hand domain-containing protein 1, mitochondrial isoform X3, producing the protein MASRAILRRKRFISDYLNASSRSVQTFQSLGHPTQKSKSCGYRSTVDHPSEDFNHVKKLDVNSVAKQGLLGFSGLGSFSFRFQGISVLGLGSARFQFNSPLSVGLMSYSVRHASTATAKQSELGSDDEGDEELVAKKRKEASPEECDQAVEGLSTAKAKVKAKQLQDSQKVAKSVLQRVWATILGIGPALRAVASMSREDWAKKLVHWKHEIRSTLQHYWLGFKLLWADVRISSRLLLKLAGGRSLSRRERQQLTRTTADIFRLVPFAVFIIVPFMEFLLPVFLKLFPNMLPSTFQDKMKEQEALKRRLHARIEYAKFLQDTVKEMAKEVQNSRSGEIKKTAEDLDEFLNRVRRGAGVSNEEILAFAKLFNDELTLDNISRPRLVNMCKYMGISPFGTDAYLRYMLRKRLQWIKNDDKLIQAEGVESLSEAELREDCRERGMLGVFSVEEMRQQLRDWLDLSLNHSVPSSLLILSRAFTVSGKLKPEDAVRATLSSLPDEVVDTVGVTALPSEDSVSERRRKLEYLEMQEELIKEEEENEEEELARMKESKASEEDVALKEMTIPTAREAQEQAVARTLEKREQLCELSRALAVLASASSVSREREEFLGLVNKEIELYNSMVDKEGTDGEKDAIKAYRAAREESDHSSEGSESDEVSSALIEKVDAMLQNLEKEIDDVDAKIGDHWRLLDRDHDGKVTPEEVAAAAIYLKDTLGKEGVQELISSLSKDRE
- the LOC18602295 gene encoding LETM1 and EF-hand domain-containing protein 1, mitochondrial isoform X1, giving the protein MASRAILRRKRFISDYLNASSRSVQTFQSLGHPTQKSKSCGYRSTVDHPSEDFNHVKKLDVNSVAKQGLLGFSGLGSFSFRFQGISVLGLGSARFQFNSPLSVGLMSYSVRHASTATAKQSELGSDDEGDEELVAKKRKEASPEECDQAVEGLSTAKAKVKAKQLQDSQKVAKSVLQRVWATILGIGPALRAVASMSREDWAKKLVHWKHEIRSTLQHYWLGFKLLWADVRISSRLLLKLAGGRSLSRRERQQLTRTTADIFRLVPFAVFIIVPFMEFLLPVFLKLFPNMLPSTFQDKMKEQEALKRRLHARIEYAKFLQDTVKEMAKEVQNSRSGEIKKTAEDLDEFLNRVRRGAGVSNEEILAFAKLFNDELTLDNISRPRLVNMCKYMGISPFGTDAYLRYMLRKRLQWIKNDDKLIQAEGVESLSEAELREDCRERGMLGVFSVEEMRQQLRDWLDLSLNHSVPSSLLILSRAFTVSGKLKPEDAVRATLSSLPDEVVDTVGVTALPSEDSVSERRRKLEYLEMQEELIKEEEENEEEELARMKESKASEEDVALKEMTIPTAREAQEQAVARTLEKREQLCELSRALAVLASASSVSREREEFLGLVNKEIELYNSMVDKEGTDGEKDAIKAYRAAREESDHSSEGSESDEVSSALIEKVDAMLQNLEKEIDDVDAKIGDHWRLLDRDHDGKVTPEEVAAAAIYLKDTLGKEGVQELISSLSKDRDGKILVEDIVKLGSQTEDENSVEEGRM
- the LOC18602295 gene encoding LETM1 and EF-hand domain-containing protein 1, mitochondrial isoform X2 produces the protein MASRAILRRKRFISDYLNASSRSVQTFQSLGHPTQKSKSCGYRSTVDHPSEDFNHVKKLDVNSVAKQGLLGFSGLGSFSFRFQGISVLGLGSARFQFNSPLSVGLMSYSVRHASTATAKQSELGSDDEGDEELVAKKRKEASPEECDQAVEGLSTAKAKVKAKQLQDSQKVAKSVLQRVWATILGIGPALRAVASMSREDWAKKLVHWKHEIRSTLQHYWLGFKLLWADVRISSRLLLKLAGGRSLSRRERQQLTRTTADIFRLVPFAVFIIVPFMEFLLPVFLKLFPNMLPSTFQDKMKEQEALKRRLHARIEYAKFLQDTVKEMAKEVQNSRSGEIKKTAEDLDEFLNRVRRGAGVSNEEILAFAKLFNDELTLDNISRPRLVNMCKYMGISPFGTDAYLRYMLRKRLQWIKNDDKLIQAEGVESLSEAELREDCRERGMLGVFSVEEMRQQLRDWLDLSLNHSVPSSLLILSRAFTVSGKLKPEDAVRATLSSLPDEVVDTVGVTALPSEDSVSERRRKLEYLEMQEELIKEEEENEEEELARMKESKASEEDVALKEMTIPTAREAQEQAVARTLEKREQLCELSRALAVLASASSVSREREEFLGLVNKEIELYNSMVDKEGTDGEKDAIKAYRAAREESDHSSEGSESDEVSSALIEKVDAMLQNLEKEIDDVDAKIGDHWRLLDRDHDGKVTPEEVAAAAIYLKDTLGKEGVQELISSLSKDRVLHHCYL